CAGCCGTGCCAGCCGTGTCACTGTCTGATCCGACGTAGAAGGGTTCCCCGACGACGACCCGGACCGTCACACGGCGTCCGAACAGACGGGGACGCCGCCCCCGCGTCCACAGCTTCTCCGTCCCCGCGCAGCCGACCGGGACGATCGGCACACCCGCGGCGGCCGCCATCCGCACCGTACCGGTCTTCAGATCCCCGACATCGGGGGTGTGGCGGATCGTGCCCTGCGGGAAGACCGCCACGACCTCGCCGGCTGACAGGGCGTCCACCGCGGCGGAGAAGGAGGTGGCGCCGCGGCCGGGGGTGCGGTCGACGGCGATGCCGCCGAGCCCGACGAGAATCCGGGAGACCGGACGGTTGACGAACGCCTCCTTCTTCAGCATGTACCGGGGCTTCCGGTCACCGCGCAGCTGCAGCGGCAGACTGACCGGGATGACGTCATAGTAGGCGCGGTGGTTGGGGGCGAGGATGAGCCCGCCGGTGAGCGGGATGTTCCCGGCCCCGGTGATCCGCACACTGATGTTCTGGGCCCGGAACAGGGCGATCGCCAGGGCCTTCGCGGCATCGTAGAGACCACGGCGGCGTTGCCGGGGTGCGGGGCGTGCCCCGTCGGTGGCGGTGATGACCGATCGCGCGGGCCACGGCAGAACATTCGGCATGGCAACCACTCTAGGGTACGGAAACACCCGCCGCGGTGACCGGGGGTCAACCGCGACGGGTGTCGCAACGTGTCCGGAGGGGGACTTGAACCCCCACGCCCGTTAATAGGGCACTAGCACCTCAAGCTAGCGCGTCTGCCATTCCGCCACCCAGACCTGGTGAAGCACCACTATTTTTACCGGAGCGACGGGAGAACCGCAAGTCTGTGATTCTGCCGTGCCTACCGCTGTGCGAGCAGCTCCGCCTTGCGCAGGAACTTCTCCAGGATCATCGTCATCTGCCGGGTCTCCGTGAGGAATCCGTCATGACCGGTGGGGGAGGTGATCTTCGACAGGCCGATGAAGTCACCGAGGTTCCGGGAGAGGTGCTCCTGCTGGTGGTAGGGGTAGAGGATGTCGGTGTCCACCCCGGCGACCATGGTCGGCACCTGGGAGGTTCCGAGCACCCGGTTCATCCCGCCGCGTCCCCGACCGATGTCGTGCCGGTTCAGCGCATCGGTGAGGATGACGTAGGTGGCCGGGTCGAACCGGGAGACGAGCTTCTCCGCCTGACGGTCCAGGTAGCTCTCCACGGAGAACCGCTGCTGCGGCGACCAGTAGGGCCCGTAGGGGTTCTCGTCTGCCTGGGGGTCGGTGCCGAACCGTTCGTCGATCTCCAGCTCACCCCGGTAGGTCAGGTGGGCGATACGGCGGGCCTGGCCGAGTCCCTCGGCGGGGATGCGGCCGGTGCCGTGGTAGTCACCGCCCTGCCAGCAGGGGTCGGTGGTGATGAAGCGGATCTGTGCGGACTGCATGCCGATCTGCCAGGCGGAGGCGCGTGCCGAGACCGCGACGGGCAGGGCCGCCTCCACGAGCTCGGGGTAGAGGAAGGTCCACTCCAGCACGCGTGCCCCGCCCATCGAGGCACCGATCACGCCGCGCAGCCGCTCGACACCGAGGACGTCGACGATGAGCTGCTTCTCCGCCACGACGAGGTCGCGGATGCTCAGCGCGGGGAAGCGGGATCCCCAGTAGTCGCCGTCCGGGTGCCGTGACGAGGGGCCGGTGGAACCCTGGCACCCGCCGAGACAGTTCGCGCAGAGCACCAGGTACCGGGTCGTGTCGAGGGCGAGACCGGGGCCGATGATGCCGGACCACCAGTCCGCGGCGTCGCCGTCGCCGGTGAGCGCGTGCTCGATGAGGATCACCGGGCGCTCGACGACCTCGGCCGGGTCGGGGCGTCCGTCGTCGAGGCGGACGGCCCCGTCGGCGGCGTCGTAGAAGGCGTACAGCAGGAGGCCGGCCCCGGGCACCGGGACGCCCGCCTCGGTGGTGAAGTCCCCGATGGGGAACACGGCTGACTCGTACGGTGCGGGCAGTGCGTCAGGTGAGATGCTCACTGGTGTGCTCCTGGGGACGGCGGGGACGGACGGGGACGGGACGCCGTCAGGCGATCGCGTCCAGGCCGAGCTGCAGGTCGGCGAGGATGTCGTCGATGTCCTCGATGCCGACGGACAGGCGGACGGTCGCGCGGTTGATGCCGGCGCGCTCCAGACCGTGCTGGTCGGACTGGGAGTGGGTGGTGGTCGCCGGGTGGACGACCAGGGAGCGCACGTCACCGATGTTGGCGAGGTTGGAGTGCAGCTTCAGGGCGTCGATGAAGGTCCAGGCCTTCTCCTGCGCCTCGTCGGACCAGTTGTCGTCGACGGCGAGGTCGAAGGACAGCACCGACCCGGTGTACTTCAGGCCGAGCTTCTCCTTGGTGGCGTACCACGGGGAGGACGGCAGGCCCGCGTAGTTGACCTTCGCGACCAGCGGGGACGCGTCGAGGAACTCGGCGACCTTCTGTGCGTTCTCGTTGTGCTTCTCCACGCGCAGGGCGAGGGTGTCCAGGCCCTGGATGGTGACCCAGGCGTTGAAGGGGGAGAGGGTGGCGCCGGTGTCCCGCAGCAGGCCGACGCGGGCCTTGAGGCCGAAGGCCGGTGCGCCCAGGTCGACGTACTTCAGACCGTGGTAGGCGGGGTCCGGGGTGACGAAGGTCGGGAAGACGGGCTTGCCGTCCTTCTCGACCGACCAGTCGAACTTTCCGCCGTCGACGAGGATTCCGCCGAGGCCGGAGCCGTTGCCGGTGTAGAACTTCGTCAGGGACGCCACGACGATGTCCGCACCGAGCTCGAGCGGACGGACGAGGGCGGCGGTGGCGACGGTGTTGTCGACGATGAGCGGCACGTTGTTCTTGTGGGCG
This is a stretch of genomic DNA from Corynebacterium nuruki S6-4. It encodes these proteins:
- a CDS encoding lysophospholipid acyltransferase family protein, producing the protein MPNVLPWPARSVITATDGARPAPRQRRRGLYDAAKALAIALFRAQNISVRITGAGNIPLTGGLILAPNHRAYYDVIPVSLPLQLRGDRKPRYMLKKEAFVNRPVSRILVGLGGIAVDRTPGRGATSFSAAVDALSAGEVVAVFPQGTIRHTPDVGDLKTGTVRMAAAAGVPIVPVGCAGTEKLWTRGRRPRLFGRRVTVRVVVGEPFYVGSDSDTAGTADSAGTPDPAHIDVTAATGELRRRLQSVKDRADRADRADRADGTTAAG
- a CDS encoding O-acetylhomoserine/O-acetylserine sulfhydrylase, which encodes MTTKYDNSNVDNWGFASRAVHAGQEVDSDTGARNQPIYLSASYVFNSAEHAKQRFALEDLGPVYGRLTNPTQEALENRIASLEGGVHAVAFASGQAAETAAIFNLAGAGDHIVTSARLYGGTETLFGITLARLGIEVTFVEDADNLDAWAAAVQPNTKAFYGETFANPQADVLDIPALSELAHKNNVPLIVDNTVATAALVRPLELGADIVVASLTKFYTGNGSGLGGILVDGGKFDWSVEKDGKPVFPTFVTPDPAYHGLKYVDLGAPAFGLKARVGLLRDTGATLSPFNAWVTIQGLDTLALRVEKHNENAQKVAEFLDASPLVAKVNYAGLPSSPWYATKEKLGLKYTGSVLSFDLAVDDNWSDEAQEKAWTFIDALKLHSNLANIGDVRSLVVHPATTTHSQSDQHGLERAGINRATVRLSVGIEDIDDILADLQLGLDAIA
- the metX gene encoding homoserine O-acetyltransferase MetX, whose product is MSPDALPAPYESAVFPIGDFTTEAGVPVPGAGLLLYAFYDAADGAVRLDDGRPDPAEVVERPVILIEHALTGDGDAADWWSGIIGPGLALDTTRYLVLCANCLGGCQGSTGPSSRHPDGDYWGSRFPALSIRDLVVAEKQLIVDVLGVERLRGVIGASMGGARVLEWTFLYPELVEAALPVAVSARASAWQIGMQSAQIRFITTDPCWQGGDYHGTGRIPAEGLGQARRIAHLTYRGELEIDERFGTDPQADENPYGPYWSPQQRFSVESYLDRQAEKLVSRFDPATYVILTDALNRHDIGRGRGGMNRVLGTSQVPTMVAGVDTDILYPYHQQEHLSRNLGDFIGLSKITSPTGHDGFLTETRQMTMILEKFLRKAELLAQR